The Polyangium aurulentum genomic interval GCGTCGCAGCCCCCATGGGTCGAATCCGCGACTTCGAGCCGAACCGCTACCTCCACGGCATCCCGGAGCGCCTTTACGAGCGCTACACGCGCGCGCAGCTCATCTACCTGGCCTCGATCATGCGCGCGATCGACGACGCAGGCATCGAGCCTTCGGAGCTGCGCACCGATCGCGTCGGGCTCTTCGATGGAACCTCGCGAGACAACTTCGACTTCTGGCACACCGCCCTGCGCGAGCGAGGCCCCGCGCTGAAGAAACGCGACCTCGTCGTGTCGATCCCCGGCGTCTCCGTGGGCGTCGCCGCGTCGCTCCTCGGCGTGCGCGGTCCGACGTTCACCTATTCGTGCACGTGCACGTCGGGCGCGGTCGCGATCGGCCACGCGCTGCGCGAGCTCGAGGCGGGCGAGATCGACATGGCCTGCGCCACCGGGCACGACGCCGCGCTCTTGCCCCCCATTTACGAGATGTACGGCGACGCCGATCTGCTCAGCGGCGAGCGCACCGACGCCCGGCAAGCGGTCCGACCCTTCGTCGAGCACTCGAAAAACGCATTCGGCGAGGGCGCGGTGAGCTTGATCCTCGAGCGGCGCGAGCACGCCGAGGCGCGCGGCGCGAACATCCTGGCCGTACTCTCGGGCTTTCGCACCGGCAACAACGGCGAGCACCCGACCAGCATCGACCCCGGCGGTCGCCGCCCTGCCGAGCTGATCAGCACGCTCCTGCGACGCCACGGCCTCGTGCCCGAAGAGATCGGCTTCGTCATCGGCCATGGCAATGGCGTGGAAGCGAGCGATCGGTCGGAGCTCAGCTACATGCGCCTCGTCTTCGGCGAGCACGCCGGCGAGGTCCCGCTCCTGTCGACGAAGCCGATTTACGGGCACACGTTCGGCGCCTCGTCCGCGCTCAGCGTCGCGGCCGCGGCCCTGATGCTCGACCGTCAATTCGTCGCGCCGACGGTCAACATCCATCACGAGCGCTCGACGAGCGGGCTCTTTCACCAGCATGGGCGAGGGCAATCGCGCAGGCTCGGCGCGGGGCTCGTCGTCGCCTACGGGATGGGCGGGCAGAACTCGGTGCTCCTCCTCGAGAGGGCGCGGGAAGCCGCCGAGAGCAGGGCCGCGTGAGCGCGCTCGAGCCCACCAAAGCGCTGCCGCTCGACGAGGCCGTCGCGCGATTCGTCGAGCCGGGCATGCACCTGCATTTCGCGTCGACGCCGAGCCGCTCGAACGTGGCCATCCGCGCCATTTGCCGTCGATATCGCGGACAGTCGCCAGGTTTTACGCTCGGCACGACGGGGTTTCACTCCACGGCGCACCTCCTTGCTCTCCTCGGGCTCGGCGCACGCTACGTTGCGTGCTTCTTCGGCGACAATTACCCGAGCCCGAGGCCCAATCCCATTTACGCCAGGGAGCTCGCCCGCGGCGCCGAGATCGAGCACTGGTCGCTCCTGTCGTACGTGGCCGCGCTCCGCGCAGGGGCGCTCGGGCACGCGTACGGCGTCACCAATTCCCTCTCCGGCTCGACGCTCGGCGAGGACCTCGCCCGCCGCGGCCGCTTCTTCGAGGCCCCCGATCCGAGCAATCCCGAGCGCCGGATCGGCCTCGTCGCAGCCATGCGCCCCGACGTCACGTTCATCCACGCTGCGGCCGGCGACGCGCATGGTCGCGTCATCGCCGGCGCGCCTTTTGGCGAAGGGTTCTGGGGCGCGCTCGCCGCCAAGCGGGGCGTCGTCGTCACCGTCGAGCGCATCGTCGACGAGAGCGTCACGCGCAACATGCCCTCCGCGATTGCGCTGCCGCCACACCGCGTGCTCGCCGTTTGCCCCGCGCCCTCCGGCGCGCACCCGCAGCCGCTCCATACCCCGCCCGAGCTCGATCTGCCGTCCTACCCCGACGATTTCGAAGCCTATTCCGTCTTCCGGGACATCGCGGCGGGCGGGCGTGGCGCCGAGCTCGTCGAGCGCGTCCTGCTCGCCTCGGACGACGTCTACGCGCGCCATTTCAGCCTCCCCCGCGATGCTCGGCCCGCGCGAGAACAGCGCCTGGCAAAGCTCGACGCGCATTGCAGCGACACGGAGCGGCTGGTCATTCTGGCAGCGCGCCGGATTGCGCGGCTCGTCCGGGCGCGAGGCTATCGCGTCGTGCTGGCGGGCATCGGGCATGCGTTCTTCGCCGCGCGCCTGGCCAAGCTGTGGCTCGACAGGGAGGGCATACCCCTCGACCTGCTCGTCGAGACGGGGCTGCTCGGGTTCGATTGCGGCCCGGAGGCGGGCCCGTTCCTGCTCGGCTCCGACGTCATGCGACTGTCGCGGCGCCTCAGCTCCGTGGAGGACGCGCTCGGGGCCATCGTGTGCGGCGCCGACAACCATTGCCTCGCCGTGCTCGGCGCGGCCCAGGTCGACGCCCGCGGCAACATCAACAGCACGCGCCTCGAGGATGGAAGCATGCTCGTCGGCTCGGGGGGCGCGAACGATATCGCGTCCTCGGCCGCCGAGATCGTCGTGCTGACGAGCTGCGACCCGCGCCGCCTCGTGCCCTCCGCCCATTACGTCACGAGCCCAGGCCGCCGCGTCCGCCACGTGGTGACCGAGCTCGGCGCCCTCTGCCGCGATGCCGATGACGAATCGCCGGTCTGGCGCGTCGAGGACGCGCTCGAACTCGCGGAGGGCGGCGAGCCCGCATCCGCGCAGATCCGGCGCGCCTGCCCCTGGACGATCGCGGACGAGCCCGCCACGCGCGCTGCCCCGCCGAGCGAGGAGGAGCGATCGCTGCTCGCCTCGCTGAAACCGCAATGAGGGCCCCCATGCAGACAATCTCGATCACCGGCTTCGGCAGCTACCTGCCCAGGAACATGCTCGACAACGCGCGCCTGCCGCCGCTCGATACGCCGGTCTCCGAGGAGGAGATCGAGCGCATCGGGGTGCGCCAGCGCGGGATCGCCGACGACGCCGAGGGCATCGCCGAAATGGGGGCCAGCGCGGCGCGGCGCGCGCTCGAGCGGGCAGCGCTCGATCCGGCGGACATCGATCTCGTGGTCCTCGCGAGCTGGACCGAGCGCCGCTACATCCCCGAGGTCGCGCCGAAGCTTTTGCACCTGCTCGGCGCGAAAAAGGCCTTCGGCTGGGACACCTGCTGCGCGTGCGCGGGATTCTTGTACGGCCTCGCCACCGCGCACGGGTTTCTGCAGAACCCGCGATTTTCGCGCGCGCTCGTGGTCGCTTCCGAGCGCACCTCGCGCCGCGCTCGTCCAGGGAGCAAGGGGACGCTCATCCTGGGCGACGGGGCGGGGGCGTTCGTGCTCGAGCGGCGTGAACATGGCGGAGCGGGCCGCCTCATCGATTACGAGCTGGCCACGGACGGCGCGCATCACGACATCATGTCGATCAGCGAGGCCGGCTGGGTCCAGACGCACATCGCCCAGCGCGAGCTGAACGAGCTCGCGAGCGAGTCCATGTTCGGCGTGGCGAGCCGCTTGCTCGAGCGAAATCGACTGGCGCTCGACGATGTCGCGTGGATCGTCCCCCACTCCGGCACCGCTGGCGTGCAGGCCTCCGTGGCGCGGCGATTCGGCGTTTCCCCCGGAAAAATCCTCACCAATTTCGACGTCGTCGGGAACATCTCTTCCGCGTCGATCCCGGTGGCCCTCGACGCATTCGTCACCGAGGGGCGCGTGCGCCCCGGCGATATCGTCCTCTCGATGGCCGTCGGCACCGGATGGTACTCCGCCGCGGCAATTTACAGCATATGAGCGGCGCGCTCGAAGGGAGGAAATCTTATAATGCTTCATCGTGACCAGAACGCGCGGACGAGGATCCCCGGGGCGACCGAGATCGTCGCCGCCGGCTACGCCTATCCGAGCGACATCGTCGACAACGACGCGTTCTTTTCCCGCTGCCAGTTCGCGATCACCGAGGATCGAGCGGCGCTCGTCAGCGACACGCGCATGAAGACGCGCGCATGGTGCGCTCCAGGCGAAAACACCTGGACCCTGGCGAGGGACGCGGTCGCCATGGCCATGGCCCAGAGCCCCGTCCCCAGGGAGGAGATCGACGTCGTGCTCGTCTCCTCCTGCTCGACCATGCCCAACATCCATTATCCCGACCCGAAAAACCCCATCATGACGGACCTGTCGCCCCTCATCCTGCGCGAGCTCGGGCGCGACGACGGGATGGGCCTGGACATCAAGGGCGCTTATTGCTCGGGCTTCATCCGCGGGCTTCAGCTCATGGACGCGCTGCTCGAAAACCCCAATTACCGCGCCGGGCTCCTCGTCGCGAGCGACGTCGGGGGCATGTTCGCCACGGGCGAGAGCAACCGCTCGGCATTCTGCTTCATCGTCGGCGACGCGGCCGGCGCGGTCGTCCTGCGTAAATGCGCCCCGGCCCGCAGGGTGGGGCTCGTCGATTACATCGGACACACCGAGGCGAGCAAAGCGGATCTGATCGCCTGGGGCCCCGACGGCGCGTCGCTCCTCGTCCGCGGCTCCCGCGCCCAGAGCGCGAGCCTCGAGCTGCTCCTCGCGTGCGGGCGACGCTTGCTCGCGCGCAATCGCCTCACGCCCGCCGACATCGACTGGGTCCTCCCCGCGCAGACGCACGCGCGCGCGGTGGACGCGGTCTGCGAAGGGCTCGGCTTCCCGCCCGAGAAGCTGCTCTGGCGCGGCGACGTCACCGGCTACGCGGCGAGCGCGAGCATCCCCGCTTGTCTCGGCAAGCAGCTCCACGAAGGGACCGTCCGCAAGGGCGACCTCGTGCTCTCTCTCGCCGTGGGCGCCGGGATGAACTGCGCAGGCGCGCTCTACTACTGCTGAGCCAAACGCCCCCCGCGCGCGCCGTGCGGGCAACCGCCCGCGCCTCGGCTACATTGGGGTCTGCCATGACCCTCGACCTCGGTGTCCTCATCTCGGGCCGCGGCTCCAATCTCCAGGCCATCCTCGACGCCGTCGCCGAAGGCTCGCTCGACGCGCGCGTTCGCGTCGTCATCTCGAACCGCGCCTCCGCAGCCGGCCTCGCGCGCGCAGAGGCGGCAGGCGTCCCCACCCGCGTCCTCAACCACAAGGACTACCCCGACAGGCCGAGCTTCGACGCCGCCCTCGCCGCCGCCCTGCGCGACGCCGGCGTCTCCTGGGTCGTGCTCGCAGGCTTCATGCGCATCATCACCTCCACGCTGCTCGACGCGTTCCCGAGCCGCGTCGTCAATATCCACCCCTCGCTCCTGCCCGCCTTCCCCGGCGTGTCCGCGCAGGCCCAGGCCCTCGCCCACGGCGCGCGCATCACCGGCTGCACCGTGCACCTCGTCGACGCAGGCACCGACACCGGGCCCATCCTCGCGCAGGCCGCCGTGCCCATCCGCGACGACGACACCGAGGAGACCCTCTCCGAACGCCTGCTCCGCCGCGAGCACGAGCTTCTGCTGCTCGCGCTGCGCGCCATCGCCGACGGTAGGCTCTCCATCGAGCCCGCACAGAGCCCCGGCGGTCGCGCGCGCGTCCGCCTCGTCGGTGTCCCCACCGCCCTCGGCGTCGTCGATCCCGACGCTGGGGACGCGGGCAAACTCCTATGACCACCAAGCATTACGACGTCGTCGTGCTCGGCCGATCCCTCGGCGCGCTCACCGCCGCCGCGCTGCTCGCGCGACGCGACTTCACCGTGCTCGTCCTCGGCCAGGGCGAAAAGCCCGCCGACTACCGCCTCGGCACGCGCACCCTGCGCCGCCGCGCCTTCACCCTGCTCGCCGCGAGCTCGCCCGTCTGGACCCGCGTCCTCGTCGAGCTCGCGCAGTCGCAGACCTGGAAGCGCCGCGTCGTGCCCGCGTCGCCCATGATGCAGGTGATCGCTCCGCGCAGGCGCCTCGACATCCCGCCGGACATGGTCCTGTTCGCCCGCGAGATCGACCGCGAGATGCCCGAGGTCCGCCGCGTCGTCGACGAGCTGTACGCCGAGCTCGCGCGCGTCAACGGCGCCGCCGACGAGGCCTTCGAGCGCGACGCCGTCTGGCCCCCCGGCACGTTCTGGGAGCGCCGCGAGACCGGCCGCTACGCCGCCATGCTCCCCTACATCCGCGCCGAGCCCGACGCCGACCTGCTCGTCGAGCTGCCGCGCGGCCACTTCTTCCGCGAGGTCGTCAGGTCCTCCGTCCTCTTCGCCACCGACCTGTCCTCGCTGCCGCCTCCCTTCGCCGTCGCGCGCCTGCACGGCGCCTGGACCCGCGGCCTGTACTCGCTCCCCGGCGGCGAGGACGAGCTCGAGCAGTTCCTCATCGAGCGCATCAACGCCTACGGAGGCATCTGCCGGCTCGGCGAGCGCGCCCGCGCCCTGCACCTGCGTCGCGGCTCCTCCGCCGGCGTGATCGTCGACGGCGACGAGGCCCCGACAGGCGCCGGGTTCGTCATCACCGACCTCGACGGCGAAGGCGTCGCCGCCCTCTCTGGCGGCGAGGGCATCCACAAGCGCGCCCAGCGCGAGTGGCCACGCATCACCTCCGCGATCGGTCGCTTCGTGGTCTCGCTGGTCGTCCGCGACGCAGGCCTGCCCGATCCGCTCGGCACCGAGAGCTTTCTCCTGCCCGGCGATCGCCCCGCGCCCCGCCCCGCCCCGCGCACGCCGAACGCCGGGCCGCGCTCGAGCGCGCCTCCCGCGCATCCGCGCCCCGCGGTCCACCTGCAGCGCAGCGCCATGCCGGGCCGCCCGGGCGAGTCGCTGCTCGTCGCCGAGGTGCTCTTGCCCGATCGCAGCCCGATACCGATCACCTCGATGCGCGAGACCGTGCTCTCCGCGCTCGCGTCGGAGCTGCCCTTTCTCGAGAGGCACCTCATCATCGTCGACTCGGTGCACGACGGGTTGCCCGTCTGGGTTTACGAGGATGGAAGGCTACGCGCGGTGGACAGGGCCCAGCTTCAGGGCGCCGGCACCGCGGCCGAGCCGATGGTGCGCAAGCTCGAGGTCGATCCGCCAGGTTACCTCGGCCTCGGCGGCGAGCCCATACGCGGCCCCATCGAGCGCACGCTTCTCGTGGGCCGCAGCGTGCTGCCCGGCCTCGGTCAGGAAGGGCAGCTTTTGGCCGCCTGGGGCGCGGCGCGGCTCGTCACCCGCACCGATCGCCGCAAAGAGCGGATGCGGCGTGACATGTGGAGCAAGGTCGAGATCGGTTAGAGCGACGACGCCTTTACTGATCTCGCTGGAAAGCTCCGTCCGGTCTCTTCGCGGAATTGCGAAGCGTGCCCGATGGAGGCTAACGTGGACAGTGCTCATGAGCGGAAAGATGACCATGCGCGCACCCCTTCACGGTCTGGCGACAGCGTTCGCGATCTCCACGTGGATCTCGGCTGCCCCCGCCCTGGCAGCCGAACCCGGGCCCGACACGCTGCCGATTCACGTGGTCTCGATCCAGACCCCAGACGCTGACGATCAGGCCGAGGCGCTCACCAAGGCGCTGCGACAGGCCGTGCGCGCGATCCCGGGCTGGTCGCTCGGCGAAGGCGACTACTCGCTGGAGGTGCTCGCGCTCTCGCTCAAGTGCCCCGAGCCCCCCGACGCGAGCTGTCAGTCGCGCATCGCCGACCAGATCCGCGCCGACCGCTACGTGTGGGGCATCCTGTCGAAGGGCAAGGCGAGCAACGTCACGGGCGAGCTCAACTTCTGGGTGCGCGGCAAGGGCACGAGCAAGGTGCCCGTCAACTACAGCGCCAACCTCACCGAGGCCGAGGACGAGTCGCTGAAGAAGATCGCCGTCGACACGATCAACCGGCTCACGGGCGGCCCGCCCAAGGGCGAGGTGAAGGTCAAGGCGGGCAACGTCGCCGGCCAGGTCTTCCTCGACGGCCAGCCCCTCGGCGCGCTCACCGCGGGCGAAGGAACGTTCTTCGTCCCCTCGGGCTCGCACCAGATCGTGGTCAAGGCGCCGGGCTACTCCGACGTCGCCGCGTCGATCAACGTCAAACCCAACCAGCCCACCGACGTCGTCGTCAGCCCCTCCACCGCGCCCGACACGACGCCCGTGAACTGGAAGCGCATCGGCGGCTTCGCGAGCATCGGCGCAGGCGTCGCCTTCGCGGCCGTCGGCGTGTACGGGTCGGCGAAGGTCAACGGGCTCAACGTCGACGAAAAAAGCGATTACAACCAGATTCGGGGGCAATACCCCGGCGACATCAACATCTGCAACGTCGCTGCCGGCACAGAGAAGTACGATCCGCGGCCGATGTCGGAGGCCGAGGCCAAGACCGTCGGCGATACGTGCGGCTCCGGCGACACGGGCCAGCTCTTGCAGTTCATCTTCTACCCGCTCGCCGGGATCGCGGCGGGCGCGGGCGTCTACCTGCTCGCCACGAGCGGCTCGTCGGGGCCCGAGAACAAGACGGGCTTCATCGTTCGCCCCCGCTTCGACAAGACCGGCGCCAAGCTCGACTTCGGCTTCCGGTTCTGATCCGCCCATGCGGGTCATCGCGGGCGAGCTCGGTGGCAGAAGGCTCGTCGCCCCGCACGGGCGCGCCACGCGCCCCACGAGCGATCGCGTGCGCGAGGCGCTCTTCTCCGTGCTCGGCGACGTCTCGGGCGCGCGGGTGCTCGACCTGTACGCGGGCACCGGCGCGCTCGGCATCGAGGCGCTCTCGCGAGGCGCGACGCGCGCAGTGTTCGTCGAAAACGGCCGTCCCGCGCTCGCGGCCCTGCGGGAAAACATCGCGTCGCTCGACCTCGGCTCCGTCACGCGCGTGATCACGCAGCCCGTCCTGCGCGCGCTCGAGGGCCTCGCTGCCGAGGCGCCGTTCGACCTCGTGCTGCTCGATCCGCCCTACGCCGCGCTCGCGGAGGCGAGTCGCGTGCTCGCCGCGCTCCCGGGCAAGCTCGCCGCGCCCGAGGCCCGCGTCGTTCTCGAGCACGCGAGCCGCGATGCGCCGCCTGCGCCAGCCGGCTTGTCGCTCGTGTTCACCCGGGCGTACGGCGACACCTCGATCTCGCTCTACACGCCCGACGAGGCCACGCGCGAGCCCGTTTCCTCCCCCGCGAACGCCGGGTAAGGTAGAGTCCGCGTCTGCGCGCCGTAGCGCGTCGCCCCGAGCCATGAAGACGACCGACATGGAACACTCCGCCGCTTCGCGCCGACCGAGCCTCCTCGCCCTCCTCGCAGGCGCCCTGCTCGCCGCGCTGCTCGCCGCGCCGAGCGGCTGCGCCGAGGAAGGCGAGACGCCGAAGTGCGTGCAGGACATCGAAAAGAACGGCCACCAGGACGTTGAAAACGGCTGCAATCCCTTCGGGCTTTGCGTCATCAACGATCAGGTGCGGCCCGCGGAGGAGTGCTGCAAAGGCTTCAGCGGCTTCGAGCTGCAGGCGTGCCTCTACGGCTACGGAGCCGCTCCCGCGCCGGGGGCGGGCGCAGGCGGCGGCGGCGGTCAGGGCGGCGGCGGCGGCCAGGGCGGCAACTAGCCCTCGCTGCGCCTCGTATCCGTGATGAGCGCCGTGCCCCCCGCGGGCGTCCTCTTCACCGTCGCCTACGACGGAGGCCCCTTCTCGGGGTTCGCCCCTCAGCCCGAGCAACGCACCATCGCGGGTGAGCTGCTCGGCGCGCTGCAGGCCGTCGATCCCTCCATCCGCGAGATCCGCGGCGCGAGCCGCACCGACGCCGGCGTGCACGCGCTCGGCCAGCGCGTGGCGTTCGACCCCGGCCGCGACATCCCGCCGCGCGGCTGGGCCCTCGCCACCAACCGCCACCTGCCCCGCGAGATCGCGATCCAGCGCGCCGCCCTCGTGCCCCGCGGCTTCACGCCGCGCTTCGCGAGCCTCGGCAAGCGCTACCGATATCTGCTCCTTCGCTCGCCCGTGCGCGATCCTTTCCTCGACGGGCGCGTGTGGCGCGCCGAGGGCATCGAGGGGGACGAGGCGCTCGCGCGCGCCGCCATGGAGGCCGCGAGCGCCGTCGGCACGCACGACTTCGCGGCATTCCGCTCCGCCGCCGACCCGCGCGAGAACACCCTTCGAACGCTGCGCGCCGTGACGGTGACGCTCGATCCCGCAGACCCGCGCCTCGTCCGCGTCGACGTCGAGGGCGACGCCTTCATGCACAACATGGTGCGCATCCTCGTCGGGACGATCGTCGACGTCGCGCGCAAGCGGCTTGCGCCCGGGGCGATTGCGCGCGCGCTCGCGTCGCACAAGCGAACGGATGCAGGCATCACGGCGCCCCCGGACGGGCTCTACCTGGTCCACGTCATGCTGCCGGATGAGGGCAGCGAGGGCTGGCCCGCAGGCTGATCCGTCCCCGAAACGCGCGCCGCATGTTTGCTGTGACGAAGTGAGGGTGTGCGGCGAGCCTCCGCCGCCCCATAATCAACGCAGATCGCCTGTCCACGGAGGAACGATGTATCCCCGCCCGTTCGTCTCCTCGTTATTCGTCGCCGCTGCTCTTGCCTGTGCCTCGAACGCTCACGCCGACGCGCCCCCGCGCGCCGCTGCGCCCGCGCGTGCTGCCGCTCCGCCGACGGCCGCGCAGATACGCGCGCTCGGCGACGCGTTCGCGGATGTGGCCGACAAGGTCAGCCCCGCGGTGGTGCAGATCGACGTGACCGTGACGAGCGGGGACGCCTCGGCCATGCGCTGGTTCCGCGCCGACGCGACGACGCGCGGGATGGGCTCGGGCGTCATCTTCTCGAGCGACGGCGCGATCCTCACGAACAACCACGTCATCGAGGACGCGCGCGCGATCAACGTGCGCCTCAAGGACGGCCGCACACTGCCCGGACGCGTCGTGGGCCGCGACCCGGCCACAGACCTCGCCGTGCTGCGCGTCGACGCGAAGAACCTGCCCGTCGCGAACTTCGCCGACAGCGACGTCGCGCGCGTCGGCGAATGGGTCGTCGCGATCGGCTCGCCGTTCGGGCTCGGTCATACGGTGACGACCGGCGTGCTCAGCGCGAAGGGGCGCGGCGGCGTCGGCGTGAACGCGATCGAGGACTATCTGCAGACCGACGCGAGCATCAACCCGGGCAACTCGGGCGGGCCGCTCGTGAACCTCGACGGGCAGGTGCTCGGCATCAACACGATGATCGTGAGCAAGGGCCAGGGCATCGGGCTCGCGGTGCCGTCGAACATCGCGCGCCGCGTGGCCACGCAGATCTTGAAGACCGGGCACGTCGAGCGCGCGTGGATCGGCATCGGCCTGCAGGATCTGACGCCGCAGATCGCCGCAGAGATCCCGGCGGCGCCTTCGACGGGCGCGCTCGTGAACTCGGTCGTGGCGAGCGGACCTGCCGCGAAGGCGAACCTCGAGCCGGGCGACGTCATCGCCCTCGTCGCCGGCAAGCCCGTGGCCGACGCGCAGGACGTGATTCGCCAGGTGTTCCTGCACGACGTGGGCGACGTGCTGCCGGTCGAGGTGGTTCGCGGCGGCAAGCGCTACCAGACCAAGGTGACGCTCGAGGCGCGGCGTGAAAGCTCGCCGCCGCCCTTGCCCGTGGAGAAGCCGAGCTCGGGGCAATCGGGGCTCGGGATCATGGTGCGCGACGTGGCCGATCCGGCGCAGCGCGCCTCGTCGACGCAGAACCCGGCCTCGAAGCTGTCGCAGATCATCGGCATCGTGCCCGACTCGCCCGCCGATCGCGCGGGGCTCAAGCGCGGGGACATCGTGCTCGAGGCAGACTTCGTGCGTCAGCCGAGCGCGTCGCAGGTGGAGACCGCGGCGAAAGACGGCCGGCTCCTGCTGCGCGTGCGACGGCAGGGCTCGACGTTCTACACCGCCGTGCGCTGAACGCGTTCGCTAGAGGTCGCTGCCGATCGTCCGCCCGCCGCCCTTCGAGGTCGCGGTGGGCGTCGGCGGCGGCTTCTTGACCGTGCTGCCTCCCGTGGGCACGCCGCCCGTGCGCACGCCCGTGGGCATCGGCCCGGGGACCGTGGGCGCCGTGGCGGCCGTGGGCAAGGGCTGCGCGGTCGGGGTCGACGTGGCTGCGGTCGTCGTCGCTGCGGTCGGCGCGGAGATCGCCGTGGGCGCCGTGGGCGGCGGAGGAGGCGGCGCGGGCGCTGTCGCCGCGGGCGCAGACGTCGTCACGGCGGCGACAGGAGGCTTTTGCAGGACAAACTTGTACGCGAAGAGCCCGCCGGTCGCGACGAGCAGCGTGCTGAGCAGGCCGATCGCGATCATCGCTCCGTTGCCGCGCGGCGCGGGCGCCGTCATCGTCAGCCCCGCCTGCGACATGCCGAGCTGACCTGCCTGCGACATCGAGAGCTGCGCCATCTGCGAGGCGCTCAGCGGCACCCCGCCCGGGCCGAGCGGCATGGCCACGTGCTGCTGCTGGCTCATGCGCGGGTCGAACCCGTGCTGCCCCGGCGCGACCATCGGGCTCTGCTGGCTCATGCGCGGATCGAACCCGAGCGGTCCCGTGCCCACGAGCGGGTTCTGCTGGCTCATGCGCGGATCGAACATGCCCGGCTGAAGCGTCGGGATGCGGTTCATCCCGCCAGGCATCACGTCGGGCGCGATCGGGTTCGACATCATCCACTGCGCGACCGCGGCCTGAAACTCGCGCGCGGTCTGGAAGCGCAGGCCGGCGTCGCGGACCATCGCCTTGGCGATGAGCGCGGCGAAGCCAGGATCCAGGTTCGGCACCACGACCTCGGCGGGCTCGGGCGACTCGAGCGCGATCTTGAAGACCAGCTCGTTGAACGTCTCGGCCTTGAAGGGCAGCCGGCCGGTGACGGCCTGATACATGACGA includes:
- the rsmD gene encoding 16S rRNA (guanine(966)-N(2))-methyltransferase RsmD, with the translated sequence MRVIAGELGGRRLVAPHGRATRPTSDRVREALFSVLGDVSGARVLDLYAGTGALGIEALSRGATRAVFVENGRPALAALRENIASLDLGSVTRVITQPVLRALEGLAAEAPFDLVLLDPPYAALAEASRVLAALPGKLAAPEARVVLEHASRDAPPAPAGLSLVFTRAYGDTSISLYTPDEATREPVSSPANAG
- the truA gene encoding tRNA pseudouridine(38-40) synthase TruA — translated: MSAVPPAGVLFTVAYDGGPFSGFAPQPEQRTIAGELLGALQAVDPSIREIRGASRTDAGVHALGQRVAFDPGRDIPPRGWALATNRHLPREIAIQRAALVPRGFTPRFASLGKRYRYLLLRSPVRDPFLDGRVWRAEGIEGDEALARAAMEAASAVGTHDFAAFRSAADPRENTLRTLRAVTVTLDPADPRLVRVDVEGDAFMHNMVRILVGTIVDVARKRLAPGAIARALASHKRTDAGITAPPDGLYLVHVMLPDEGSEGWPAG
- a CDS encoding trypsin-like peptidase domain-containing protein — translated: MYPRPFVSSLFVAAALACASNAHADAPPRAAAPARAAAPPTAAQIRALGDAFADVADKVSPAVVQIDVTVTSGDASAMRWFRADATTRGMGSGVIFSSDGAILTNNHVIEDARAINVRLKDGRTLPGRVVGRDPATDLAVLRVDAKNLPVANFADSDVARVGEWVVAIGSPFGLGHTVTTGVLSAKGRGGVGVNAIEDYLQTDASINPGNSGGPLVNLDGQVLGINTMIVSKGQGIGLAVPSNIARRVATQILKTGHVERAWIGIGLQDLTPQIAAEIPAAPSTGALVNSVVASGPAAKANLEPGDVIALVAGKPVADAQDVIRQVFLHDVGDVLPVEVVRGGKRYQTKVTLEARRESSPPPLPVEKPSSGQSGLGIMVRDVADPAQRASSTQNPASKLSQIIGIVPDSPADRAGLKRGDIVLEADFVRQPSASQVETAAKDGRLLLRVRRQGSTFYTAVR
- a CDS encoding serine/threonine-protein kinase, producing MTLQPGDIIEGKYRIVRQLGQGGMGAVYEGDNTRIHRRVAIKVLHSSVAAKADVVQRFEREAQAAGRIGSEHIVEVLDLGNLPTGERFMVMEYLEGESLGQRIKKRKRLAPTEAAPIIHGLLEGLAAAHDAGIVHRDLKPDNVYLVNTKNQRDFVKVLDFGVSKFSALDNDMSMTKTGAVMGTPYYMSPEQARGGKIDHRSDLYSVGVVMYQAVTGRLPFKAETFNELVFKIALESPEPAEVVVPNLDPGFAALIAKAMVRDAGLRFQTAREFQAAVAQWMMSNPIAPDVMPGGMNRIPTLQPGMFDPRMSQQNPLVGTGPLGFDPRMSQQSPMVAPGQHGFDPRMSQQQHVAMPLGPGGVPLSASQMAQLSMSQAGQLGMSQAGLTMTAPAPRGNGAMIAIGLLSTLLVATGGLFAYKFVLQKPPVAAVTTSAPAATAPAPPPPPPTAPTAISAPTAATTTAATSTPTAQPLPTAATAPTVPGPMPTGVRTGGVPTGGSTVKKPPPTPTATSKGGGRTIGSDL